From the Corticium candelabrum chromosome 2, ooCorCand1.1, whole genome shotgun sequence genome, one window contains:
- the LOC134198461 gene encoding zinc finger MYM-type protein 1-like isoform X1 — protein sequence MSSHQQNQKYKKQTKLSHCFRLVQPAMRSLPESEQQEEGLEEANDSTTKLMPDTAIAASADSHDSEEIAPSSLCNMKDPCLGAKTADVLRGPFQPTADSVIGGTFPKRQFGKQQRCFQSSWYDKFVWLEYSPQLDAVFCFSCRFAECSASGTIGRPDPSFTRKGFRNWKTALDDFRKHELSSVHSLASGMWHQARHVAATGSSVAQSLSDDYARRVELNRRNLSKIIHTILFLGRQNIPFRGRHESEGSLNKGNFLELLNLRALDNPDLALHLKGTFTYTSPKIQNEIIALCGRRIQRGIVEEVRKSGCYGLICDETTDISRQEQLSICLRYVDETVTVHERFLGFWPVKETDGESLHNFLKDVLKELGIPVCMMRAQCYDGAANMRGRYKGVSTRFLQDESRAIYIHCHAHVLNLTLAKASTSVQDVRNILGVVDSLYKLLEGSAKRHMRFKNIQESVDSENPATTLKRICETRWSSRYQAVKAIKVAFKSIVQTLQTIASDDAELGADAVSLQKSVETFQFYFYISVLEATLGKTAVLSEFLQAKHVELFGVKAKVLGTIEALNCVRGDFEMIWKQTEKLAEELDLEMPRLARKRKASERLEWGRSEPYYPATPKDQFRMTVNELVDTMIMELRERFNENNYDVLTAVETLLADALTETKPNLSLLQTACQFYRSDFDYSRLHHQLTVFYGEIKAIASSHGKRQIESDLPAIQHIRQLFAGKGLRDSYPEVLRLLQIYLVVPVSSAESERSFSTLRRLKTWLRSSMEEERLAALALLTVEREEVLKLEEAIDELIEEFCARGNRRMIFQ from the exons ATGTCGTCTCATCAGCAAAACCAGAAGTACAAAAAACAGACGAAACTGTCTCACTGTTTTCG GTTAGTCCAGCCGGCTATGCGCAGTTTGCCAGAATCTGAACAGCAAGAGGAGGGACTTGAGGAAGCAAATGACTCTACTACCAAACTGATGCCAGACACTGCCATTGCAGCGTCAGCAGACAGCCATGACAGTGAAGAGATAGCGCCATCGAGTCTGTGCAATATGAAAGATCCCTGTCTAGGAGCAAAGACAGCTGACGTTCTTCGAGGTCCTTTTCAGCCAACAGCTGATTCTGTGATTGGTGGAACATTTCCTAAAAGACAGTTTGGTAAACAACAAAGGTGCTTTCAGTCATCTTGGTATGACAAATTTGTATGGCTAGAATACAGTCCACAGTTGGACGCAGTCTTTTGCTTTTCCTGCCGTTTTGCAGAATGCAGTGCCAGTGGTACAATAGGTCGTCCTGATCCATCCTTTACACGGAAAGGCTTCAGAAACTGGAAGACTGCTCTTGATGACTTTAGAAAACATGAATTGAGCTCAGTTCATTCCTTGGCTTCTGGGATGTGGCATCAGGCTAGGCATGTTGCGGCTACAGGTAGTTCTGTGGCACAAAGCCTTAGTGACGACTATGCCAGAAGGGTAGAGCTCAATAGACGAAATCTCAGCAAAATCATACACACAATTCTCTTCCTTGGTCGCCAGAACATACCTTTTCGTGGACGTCATGAAAGTGAGGGTTCCTTAAACAAAGGGAACTTCTTAGAGCTACTGAATTTGAGAGCATTAGATAATCCAGACCTTGCTTTACATTTGAAAGGAACATTTACCTATACGTCgccaaaaatacaaaatgaaatCATTGCATTGTGTGGAAGAAGAATTCAGCGTGGAATAGTTGAGGAGGTCAGGAAATCCGGATGCTATGGTTTAATATGTGACGAAACGACTGACATTTCTCGTCAAGAGCAACTCTCAATTTGTCTTCGATATGTTGACGAAACAGTAACAGTGCACGAACGTTTTCTAGGATTTTGGCCTGTTAAGGAAACTGATGGTGAGTCATTGCATAACTTTCTCAAGGACGTACTGAAAGAGCTCGGTATTCCAGTATGCATGATGAGAGCACAATGTTATGACGGCGCTGCAAATATGAGAGGACGATATAAAGGAGTTAGCACTAGGTTTCTACAGGACGAGAGCCGAGCCATATACATCCACTGCCATGCTCACGTATTAAACCTAACCCTTGCCAAAGCTTCTACTTCTGTTCAGGATGTTCGGAACATTCTCGGAGTAGTGGATTCCTTATATAAATTACTGGAAGGGTCAGCAAAAAGGCACATGCGATTCAAGAACATCCAAGAATCCGTGGATTCAGAAAACCCGGCTACCACTCTGAAAAGAATTTGCGAGACTCGTTGGTCTTCTCGTTACCAAGCAGTTAAAGCCATTAAGGTGGCTTTTAAATCCATAGTTCAAACCCTTCAAACTATTGCAAGTGATGATGCAGAATTAGGAGCAGACGCTGTGTCTCTTCAGAAGTCGGTTGAAACGTTTCAATTCTACTTCTATATTTCTGTTCTAGAGGCAACTTTGGGGAAAACGGCTGTTTTATCTGAATTTCTCCAAGCAAAGCATGTAGAACTATTTGGAGTAAAGGCCAAAGTTTTGGGCACAATTGAGGCGTTGAATTGTGTTAGAGGGGACTTCGAGATGATTTGGAAGCAAACTGAAAAGCTTGCAGAGGAGCTAGATCTAGAAATGCCTCGTTTGGCTCGAAAACGGAAAGCATCTGAGCGCTTAGAGTGGGGAAGAAGTGAACCATATTATCCAGCAACGCCAAAAGACCAGTTCAGAATGACTGTTAACGAACTTGTTGACACGATGATAATGGAGTTGAGAGAAAGATTTAACGAAAACAATTATGACGTTCTCACTGCTGTAGAGACTCTTTTAGCAGATGCCTTGACAGAGACCAAACCAAACTTGAGTCTTCTTCAGACAGCTTGTCAGTTTTATAGAAGTGATTTTGACTATTCCCGTCTACACCACCAGCTTACTGTCTTCTATGGTGAAATAAAGGCGATAGCATCTTCTCATGGAAAAAGACAAATAGAGTCCGATTTACCGGCAATACAGCATATTAGGCAGCTGTTTGCTGGAAAGGGTCTTAGAGACAGCTATCCAGAAGTTTTAAGGCTTTTGCAAATATATCTGGTAGTTCCAGTCTCATCAGCAGAATCTGAGCGTTCCTTTTCTACTCTCCGTCGTCTAAAGACTTGGCTTAGGAGTTCTATGGAAGAAGAAAGACTTGCAGCTCTGGCCTTACTAACAGTTGAGAGAGAAGAGGTATTGAAGTTAGAGGAAGCTATTGATGAACTCATAGAAGAGTTCTGTGCAAGAGGAAACCGCAGGATGATTTTTCAGTAA
- the LOC134198461 gene encoding zinc finger MYM-type protein 1-like isoform X2, with translation MRSLPESEQQEEGLEEANDSTTKLMPDTAIAASADSHDSEEIAPSSLCNMKDPCLGAKTADVLRGPFQPTADSVIGGTFPKRQFGKQQRCFQSSWYDKFVWLEYSPQLDAVFCFSCRFAECSASGTIGRPDPSFTRKGFRNWKTALDDFRKHELSSVHSLASGMWHQARHVAATGSSVAQSLSDDYARRVELNRRNLSKIIHTILFLGRQNIPFRGRHESEGSLNKGNFLELLNLRALDNPDLALHLKGTFTYTSPKIQNEIIALCGRRIQRGIVEEVRKSGCYGLICDETTDISRQEQLSICLRYVDETVTVHERFLGFWPVKETDGESLHNFLKDVLKELGIPVCMMRAQCYDGAANMRGRYKGVSTRFLQDESRAIYIHCHAHVLNLTLAKASTSVQDVRNILGVVDSLYKLLEGSAKRHMRFKNIQESVDSENPATTLKRICETRWSSRYQAVKAIKVAFKSIVQTLQTIASDDAELGADAVSLQKSVETFQFYFYISVLEATLGKTAVLSEFLQAKHVELFGVKAKVLGTIEALNCVRGDFEMIWKQTEKLAEELDLEMPRLARKRKASERLEWGRSEPYYPATPKDQFRMTVNELVDTMIMELRERFNENNYDVLTAVETLLADALTETKPNLSLLQTACQFYRSDFDYSRLHHQLTVFYGEIKAIASSHGKRQIESDLPAIQHIRQLFAGKGLRDSYPEVLRLLQIYLVVPVSSAESERSFSTLRRLKTWLRSSMEEERLAALALLTVEREEVLKLEEAIDELIEEFCARGNRRMIFQ, from the coding sequence ATGCGCAGTTTGCCAGAATCTGAACAGCAAGAGGAGGGACTTGAGGAAGCAAATGACTCTACTACCAAACTGATGCCAGACACTGCCATTGCAGCGTCAGCAGACAGCCATGACAGTGAAGAGATAGCGCCATCGAGTCTGTGCAATATGAAAGATCCCTGTCTAGGAGCAAAGACAGCTGACGTTCTTCGAGGTCCTTTTCAGCCAACAGCTGATTCTGTGATTGGTGGAACATTTCCTAAAAGACAGTTTGGTAAACAACAAAGGTGCTTTCAGTCATCTTGGTATGACAAATTTGTATGGCTAGAATACAGTCCACAGTTGGACGCAGTCTTTTGCTTTTCCTGCCGTTTTGCAGAATGCAGTGCCAGTGGTACAATAGGTCGTCCTGATCCATCCTTTACACGGAAAGGCTTCAGAAACTGGAAGACTGCTCTTGATGACTTTAGAAAACATGAATTGAGCTCAGTTCATTCCTTGGCTTCTGGGATGTGGCATCAGGCTAGGCATGTTGCGGCTACAGGTAGTTCTGTGGCACAAAGCCTTAGTGACGACTATGCCAGAAGGGTAGAGCTCAATAGACGAAATCTCAGCAAAATCATACACACAATTCTCTTCCTTGGTCGCCAGAACATACCTTTTCGTGGACGTCATGAAAGTGAGGGTTCCTTAAACAAAGGGAACTTCTTAGAGCTACTGAATTTGAGAGCATTAGATAATCCAGACCTTGCTTTACATTTGAAAGGAACATTTACCTATACGTCgccaaaaatacaaaatgaaatCATTGCATTGTGTGGAAGAAGAATTCAGCGTGGAATAGTTGAGGAGGTCAGGAAATCCGGATGCTATGGTTTAATATGTGACGAAACGACTGACATTTCTCGTCAAGAGCAACTCTCAATTTGTCTTCGATATGTTGACGAAACAGTAACAGTGCACGAACGTTTTCTAGGATTTTGGCCTGTTAAGGAAACTGATGGTGAGTCATTGCATAACTTTCTCAAGGACGTACTGAAAGAGCTCGGTATTCCAGTATGCATGATGAGAGCACAATGTTATGACGGCGCTGCAAATATGAGAGGACGATATAAAGGAGTTAGCACTAGGTTTCTACAGGACGAGAGCCGAGCCATATACATCCACTGCCATGCTCACGTATTAAACCTAACCCTTGCCAAAGCTTCTACTTCTGTTCAGGATGTTCGGAACATTCTCGGAGTAGTGGATTCCTTATATAAATTACTGGAAGGGTCAGCAAAAAGGCACATGCGATTCAAGAACATCCAAGAATCCGTGGATTCAGAAAACCCGGCTACCACTCTGAAAAGAATTTGCGAGACTCGTTGGTCTTCTCGTTACCAAGCAGTTAAAGCCATTAAGGTGGCTTTTAAATCCATAGTTCAAACCCTTCAAACTATTGCAAGTGATGATGCAGAATTAGGAGCAGACGCTGTGTCTCTTCAGAAGTCGGTTGAAACGTTTCAATTCTACTTCTATATTTCTGTTCTAGAGGCAACTTTGGGGAAAACGGCTGTTTTATCTGAATTTCTCCAAGCAAAGCATGTAGAACTATTTGGAGTAAAGGCCAAAGTTTTGGGCACAATTGAGGCGTTGAATTGTGTTAGAGGGGACTTCGAGATGATTTGGAAGCAAACTGAAAAGCTTGCAGAGGAGCTAGATCTAGAAATGCCTCGTTTGGCTCGAAAACGGAAAGCATCTGAGCGCTTAGAGTGGGGAAGAAGTGAACCATATTATCCAGCAACGCCAAAAGACCAGTTCAGAATGACTGTTAACGAACTTGTTGACACGATGATAATGGAGTTGAGAGAAAGATTTAACGAAAACAATTATGACGTTCTCACTGCTGTAGAGACTCTTTTAGCAGATGCCTTGACAGAGACCAAACCAAACTTGAGTCTTCTTCAGACAGCTTGTCAGTTTTATAGAAGTGATTTTGACTATTCCCGTCTACACCACCAGCTTACTGTCTTCTATGGTGAAATAAAGGCGATAGCATCTTCTCATGGAAAAAGACAAATAGAGTCCGATTTACCGGCAATACAGCATATTAGGCAGCTGTTTGCTGGAAAGGGTCTTAGAGACAGCTATCCAGAAGTTTTAAGGCTTTTGCAAATATATCTGGTAGTTCCAGTCTCATCAGCAGAATCTGAGCGTTCCTTTTCTACTCTCCGTCGTCTAAAGACTTGGCTTAGGAGTTCTATGGAAGAAGAAAGACTTGCAGCTCTGGCCTTACTAACAGTTGAGAGAGAAGAGGTATTGAAGTTAGAGGAAGCTATTGATGAACTCATAGAAGAGTTCTGTGCAAGAGGAAACCGCAGGATGATTTTTCAGTAA
- the LOC134198429 gene encoding uncharacterized protein LOC134198429, translated as MELRTKKRLTYVVMSIYFLLGGAEFAVILPTLYPYVKSLHGDEFFYGVTLAAFCISSLFANPVFGYVADRMKKTKSLVLVTNMFQIGGNLMYFVGTSKYMLLCGRLVTGIGMGGGVAIYAQLAWMSTEEERTAVMSITMACKQFGILAGPALNIFLREINFQIGPFNVNQLSVPGLFLAVLWCAMQLVVIVMYFDLSSVQEFTVSDEASTADNVNISKSAQDGSGFGSRFNDICSNDSDSDVMPLLSTKSSKYQTIATCTDGESTSQHHSIRRRLTSIADEYLREEIALLLGIIFIIYFNQLVLESVIVPFSMKYFGWSTVDNSYFYCGSAGLAMSAYVTIQRVSKRVPDRWIMVIGLVFGVSGVCLLTVFTPQMTPLHDITRNTIIVMFASAFLTFGFPCALTTSISLISKMTSMKMQGVTQSIRRNVSNFGIIMGPLWSSAFFGMLNIMCGVMLGLQIMILAMVILSFRKLKLK; from the coding sequence ATGGAGTTGAGAACGAAGAAGCGGTTGACGTATGTAGTCATGAGCATCTACTTCTTGCTGGGAGGTGCAGAGTTTGCTGTCATTCTTCCCACTCTCTATCCCTACGTCAAAAGTCTCCACGGAGACGAATTTTTCTATGGCGTCACTTTGGCCGCTTTTTGCATATCCAGTCTATTTGCAAATCCGGTGTTTGGTTACGTGGCCGACCGAATGAAGAAAACCAAGTCGTTGGTGCTTGTAACGAATATGTTTCAAATTGGAGGAAATCTAATGTATTTTGTTGGGACGTCGAAGTATATGCTACTTTGTGGTAGACTCGTTACTGGAATTGGAATGGGTGGTGGGGTAGCAATTTATGCACAACTTGCATGGATGAGTACAGAGGAAGAACGAACTGCTGTGATGTCAATAACGATGGCTTGCAAACAGTTTGGGATTCTTGCTGGTCCAGCTTTGAATATATTTCTGAGAGAGATAAACTTCCAGATCGGGCCATTCAATGTTAATCAGTTGTCAGTGCCCGGATTGTTTCTAGCAGTGTTGTGGTGTGCAATGCAGCTTGTAGTTATCGTTATGTATTTTGATCTTTCTTCGGTTCAGGAGTTTACAGTGTCAGACGAGGCATCAACAGCAGACAATGTCAACATTTCAAAAAGTGCCCAGGATGGATCCGGATTTGGCTCCCGATTTAATGATATATGTAGCAATGATTCAGATTCTGACGTTATGCCACTCTTGAGCACTAAATCATCAAAGTACCAAACTATAGCTACTTGCACAGATGGAGAGTCAACAAGTCAGCATCACTCAATCCGGAGAAGACTGACTAGCATAGCAGATGAGTATCTTCGTGAGGAGATTGCATTGCTGTTGGGCATTATCTTTATCATTTACTTCAATCAGTTGGTGCTTGAAAGTGTCATTGTTCCATTCTCTATGAAGTATTTCGGATGGAGTACTGTTGATAACAGCTATTTCTACTGTGGATCGGCTGGTTTGGCAATGTCTGCATATGTAACTATCCAGAGAGTTAGCAAACGAGTGCCTGATCGTTGGATCATGGTTATTGGTCTCGTGTTTGGAGtttctggtgtgtgtttgCTCACTGTATTCACTCCACAAATGACACCTTTACATGATATTACTAGAAATACTATCATTGTTATGTTTGCTTCTGCTTTCTTAACCTTCGGCTTTCCATGTGCTTTGACTACTTCCATATCACTGATCTCTAAAATGACGTCAATGAAAATGCAAGGAGTGACTCAGTCAATTCGACGTAATGTCTCAAATTTTGGAATCATAATGGGACCTTTGTGGTCCTCAGCCTTTTTTGGGATGCTAAACATCATGTGTGGAGTTATGCTCGGCTTGCAGATAATGATACTTGCAATGGTAATTCTTTCATTTAggaaattgaaattgaaataa
- the LOC134198177 gene encoding protein O-mannosyl-transferase 1-like has translation MPHSRKSKNKKETEDTTKDEKSNDNETGDDEHNEGPKQDPDPATKVSASDAEKKDTERKIALQTYVPRPDSTSDLPPISMNVIINPLWWILCILSFVTRLWRLSEPNQVVFDEVHFGKFISYYMHGIFFFDVHPPLGKQLLSLMAWITNYEGFFPFQTIGEEYDPKLVAHTYLRLLPAVLGSVVPLMVYRIVTELGCSHYSAFLASLFLIFDNASVTQCRFILLDSILIFFIVLTVLCYVVFSSEKRHFSQVWYQKLCLTGVALGCVLSVKFVGVFVVFLVGLHTLHDLWVLLGQPKMSDYDVIKHFGARVFGLIFIPIVVFMTCFFIDFKLLYRSGPHDAFMSRDFQKSLEGSRILTHPEELPQAGVEHQIAFGSHVTLKRVDGEACWLHSHPHNYPVFYDNGRGSSAQQQITCYGYSDMNNWWAIQRPGTENATLDNPPIPVKDKDFVHLVHRMTGRRLNSHNVAAPLTPTNQEVSGYIHYENVSVLQDLWQVQFLKHSKGSNGWTSTSTTVQFVHVNSSQALKTTDLRLPEWGFYQWEVTTNTQSPKQGSQWIVEEIQFGINPKNNTETNERSGVPVSMWFFSKFREMLLTMLVKNRELTEEHTFSSRPLEWPLCQRSIAYWISNTSMAQIQLLGNPLLWWTSSVGVVTYFGLLGFYLIRRRRQVYDIEMTVWTQFKDAGWLLVGGWLLHYVPFFTMDRALFLHHYLPAVVFQIVLIAIVIDHVYHYVIPQRVRLRHLYLIFIGLVVLAILWSFYYFSPFSYGLKSLTPEGVAARRWLSTWDFLVRRPDGQIGMLI, from the coding sequence ATGCCACACAGCAGAAAAAGCAAGAACAAGAAGGAAACTGAGGACACTACAAAAGACGAAAAAAGCAATGATAACGAGACCGGAGATGACGAGCACAACGAGGGCCCCAAACAGGATCCCGACCCTGCGACAAAAGTCTCAGCCTCTGACGCGGAAAAGAAGGACACAGAGAGAAAGATAGCACTACAGACATATGTACCACGACCAGACTCAACCTCTGATCTACCCCCAATATCAATGAATGTTATCATCAATCCGTTGTGGTGGATTTTATGCATTTTATCGTTTGTAACTCGACTCTGGCGTCTGAGTGAGCCGAATCAGGTCGTGTTTGATGAAGTACACTTTGGAAAATTTATCAGCTATTACATGCACGGGATCTTCTTCTTCGACGTGCATCCACCTCTCGGTAAACAGCTGCTGAGTCTGATGGCGTGGATAACCAACTACGAAGGATTCTTTCCTTTCCAGACGATCGGAGAAGAGTATGACCCCAAGCTGGTTGCACACACTTATCTGCGTTTGCTGCCTGCTGTATTGGGTAGTGTGGTGCCTCTCATGGTGTATCGGATCGTGACGGAGCTCGGGTGTTCGCACTACTCTGCGTTTCTCGCCTCTCTGTTTTTGATCTTTGACAATGCATCTGTCACACAGTGTCGATTTATTCTACTTGACTCGATCCTCATTTTCTTTATTGTTCTCACTGTCCTTTGCTACGTCGTGTTCAGCAGCGAAAAGCGGCATTTCTCTCAAGTGTGGTATCAAAAACTGTGCCTAACGGGAGTCGCACTCGGCTGCGTTTTGAGTGTCAAGTTTGTGGGAGTTTTTGTCGTGTTTCTGGTCGGACTTCATACTCTACACGATCTTTGGGTGTTGCTGGGTCAACCCAAAATGTCAGATTATGATGTCATAAAGCATTTTGGTGCGAGAGTGTTTGGGTTGATTTTTATTCCAATCGTTGTATTCATGACTTGCTTTTTTATCGACTTTAAGTTGCTTTACCGATCGGGTCCTCATGATGCTTTCATGTCGAGGGATTTTCAGAAGTCTCTGGAAGGATCCCGGATATTGACTCATCCGGAGGAGCTTCCACAGGCAGGTGTAGAGCATCAAATTGCAtttggaagtcacgtgactttgaaACGAGTTGACGGAGAAGCCTGTTGGCTGCATTCTCATCCACACAATTATCCAGTGTTCTATGATAATGGACGAGGCTCAAGTGCTCAGCAACAGATTACGTGTTATGGATATTCTGATATGAACAATTGGTGGGCCATCCAACGACCTGGCACTGAAAACGCGACTCTCGACAACCCACCTATTCCTGTAAAAGACAAGGATTTTGTCCATTTGGTTCATCGAATGACGGGAAGGAGATTAAACTCTCACAACGTCGCCGCTCCTTTGACACCGACGAATCAGGAAGTGTCGGGATACATTCACTACGAGAATGTCAGTGTGCTACAAGATCTATGGCAAGTTCAATTCTTGAAGCATTCGAAAGGATCAAATGGTTGGACGTCGACATCCACAACAGTTCAATTTGTCCACGTCAACTCCTCACAGGCTTTGAAAACAACCGACCTCAGATTGCCAGAGTGGGGATTTTATCAGTGGGAAGTCACCACCAACACGCAGTCTCCGAAACAGGGCAGTCAATGGATCGTGGAGGAGATACAATTTGGAATTAACCCAAAGAATAATACTGAAACGAACGAACGGTCTGGTGTTCCAGTTTCCATGTGGTTTTTTTCCAAATTTAGAGAAATGCTGCTCACCATGTTAGTGAAAAATCGAGAGTTGACTGAGGAGCATACCTTCAGTTCGCGTCCATTGGAGTGGCCTTTGTGTCAGCGTTCGATTGCTTACTGGATTAGCAACACATCTATGGCCCAGATCCAGTTGCTAGGCAACCCGTTGCTATGGTGGACGTCATCAGTTGGGGTGGTTACCTATTTTGGATTATTAGGATTTTATTTGATCCGTCGAAGAAGACAGGTTTATGACATTGAAATGACAGTCTGGACACAATTCAAGGATGCTGGTTGGCTGCTGGTCGGTGGATGGCTACTTCATTATGTTCCATTCTTTACGATGGACAGAGCACTTTTCCTTCATCACTACCTCCCTGCTGTTGTTTTCCAGATTGTTCTCATCGCCATCGTTATTGATCACGTGTATCATTACGTCATCCCACAGCGAGTTAGACTACGTCACTTATATCTGATATTTATTGGGTTGGTTGTACTGGCCATTCTGTGGTCATTTTATTACTTCTCTCCATTCTCATATGGATTGAAGTCTCTTACTCCGGAAGGTGTTGCAGCACGTAGGTGGCTGTCGACATGGGATTTCCTTGTCAGAAGACCTGACGGTCAAATAGGAATGTTAATATAG